The Mytilus galloprovincialis chromosome 4, xbMytGall1.hap1.1, whole genome shotgun sequence genome contains a region encoding:
- the LOC143072443 gene encoding dynein axonemal heavy chain 7-like, which yields MIDPQGQANKWIKNMEKANNLHVVKLSDADFVRTLENCIQFGTPVLMENLGEELDPLLEPLLLKQTFKQGGSMRIRLGDSTIEYSQDFKFYMTTKLRNPHYLPETSVKVNLLNFMITPEGLQDQLLGIVVARERPELEEEKNTLILQGAENKRQLKEIEDKILEGLSLSEGNILEDETAIKVLSSSKVLSNEISEKQAIAEETGKKIDQACRGYTPITVHFSIVLLHSRLGQY from the exons ATGATAGATCCCCAGGGTCAGGCCAATAAATGGATAAAGAACATGGAAAAGGCTAACAATCTGCATGTTGTCAAATTGTCTGATGCTGATTTCGTCAGAACATTAGAAAATTGTATACAGTTTGGAACTCCA GTTTTAATGGAGAATTTAGGTGAAGAATTGGATCCATTGTTGGAACCTTTGCTGTTGAAACAGACATTTAAACAGGGTGGAAGTATGCGTATAAGGCTTGGTGATAGCACCATTGAGTACTCACAAGACTTCAAGTTCTACATGACAACTAAACTCAGGAATCCACACTACTTACCAGAAACTTCAGTCAAG GTGAACCTGTTGAATTTCATGATTACACCTGAAGGTTTACAGGATCAGTTACTGGGTATTGTTGTAGCCAGAGAAAGACCAGAACTGGAGGAAGAGAAAAATACACTTATTCTGCAGGGAGCTGAAAATAAACG ACAACTGAAGGAGATTGAAGATAAAATTCTTGAAGGATTGTCATTGTCAGAAGGAAACATTTTAGAAGATGAGACAGCCATTAAAGTACTGTCATCCTCCAAAGTTCTGTCCAATGAAATTTCAGAGAAACAG gcGATTGCAGAAGAGACTGGAAAGAAAATTGACCAGGCCTGTAGGGGTTACACACCGATTACAGTGCACTTCTCCATAGTTCTTCTCCATAGCAGACTTGGCCAATATTGA